Within Xanthomonas theicola, the genomic segment GCCGAACCAGACCCACGCGCCGCTGGCACTGGCGGCGCTGGCCCACGGCAAGCACGTGCTGGTGGACAAGCCGTTCACCCTGGACCTGGACCAAGCGCGGCAAGTGACCGCACAGGCGCAACGCGCCGAGCGCATCGTCAGCGTGTTCCAGAACCGGCGCTGGGATGGCGACTACCTCACCGTGCAGCGCCTGCTCGACGAGGACAGGCTGGGCGCGGTCGCCGAATTCCACTCGCACTTCGACCGCCACCGCCCGCAGGTCGGCGACCGCTGGCGCGAGCATGCGCTGCCCGGTTCGGGCCTGTGGTTCGACTTGGGCCCGCACCTGCTCGACCAGACCCTGCAGCTGTTCGGCCCGCCCGTGGCGATCCAGGTCGACCTGGCCTTGCAACGCCATGGCGCGCAGGCGCCGGACTACTTCCATGCGGTGCTGCGCTACCCGCGGCTGCGCGCGGTGCTGCATGCCGGCTCGCTGGTCGCGGCGAACGGCCTGCGCTTCGCGGTGCATGGCGACCGCGGCAGCTACCTCAAGCACGGGCTGGACACGCAGGAGGCGCAGTTGCGCGCCGGGCTCACCCCGGCTGCGCCGCAGTGGGGCCAAGACCCGGCCGCCGGCCAGCTGACCCTGGCCGCCGGCAACGGCAACACCGCCACCCACGCGCTACCGACGCAACGCGGCGACTATCGCCACTGCTATGCCGGCTTTCGCGAGGCCATGGCCGGCCGCGCGGCCGCGCCGGTGGACGCGGCACAGGCGCTGGCGGTGATCCGGCTGCTCGAACTCGGCCAGCGCAGCGCCGCCGAAGGCCGCACGCTGGCGCTGGATTGAGCCCGGCGCGGCTCAGCCGGCCGCGGCCCCGGATGGCGGCAAGCCGTGAGTCTCGTGCTTGATCGGGTGCCCGCCGAACTGGTTGCGCATCGCCGACAGCAGCTTGTCGGTGAACGAATCGTCGTCGCGCGAGCGCAGTCGTTCCAGCAGCGACAAGGTGATGACCGGCGCGGCGACGTTCAGGTCGATCGCCTCGGCCACCGTCCAGCGGCCCTCGCCGGAGTCTTCGACATAGGGCGCGATCCCGGCCAGCGCGGGATTGTCGCCCAGCGCATTGGAACACAGCTCCAGCAGCCACGAGCGCACCACGCTGCCCTGGCGCCAAACCTCGGCGACCTGGTGCAGGTCCAGCTCGAACTCCTGCTTGCGCGCCATCAGCGCGAAGCCCTCGGCATAGGCCTGCATCATTCCGTACTCGATGCCGTTGTGGACCATCTTGGTGAAGTGGCCGGCACCGCTGGGACCGACCCGCGCCCAACCCGCGTCGGCGGCCGGCGCCAGGGTGGCGAACAGCGGGTCGAGGCGGCACACCGCCGCCGCGTCGCCGCCGATCATCAGGCTGTAGCCTTCGCTCAGGCCCCACACGCCGCCGCTGGTACCGCAGTCCACGTAGGCGATGCCGTGCGCGGCCAGGTCGGCGGCGCGGCGCATCGAATCCTTGTAGTACGAATTGCCGCCGTCCACGACCACGTCGCCGGCAGCCAGCAACGGCAGCAGCGTCGCCAGCGTGGCGTCGACGATCTTGCCGGCCGGCACCATCAGCCACACCGCGCGCGGCGCCGGCAATGCCGCGATCAGCGCCGCCATGCTCGCGACGGTTTCCACCCCGCGCTGCTGCGCCGCACTGCGCGCCGCCTCGCCGAGGTCGAAACCGACCACGCGATGACCGCCGCGCACCAGCCGCTCGGCCATGTTCGCGCCCATCCGGCCCAGCCCTACAAGTCCCAGTTCCATGCGTCGTGTCCTAGCTCGAAGTAAGGGGCATCAGGATCGCACGAAGCGTCGCACCCTGGATGACGCACCGCTAAGGGGCACCTGCTTGCGCCGCTTGCGCGCAGGCCTGCAACTGGTGGTCGCGCCAGCGCCGGTAGAGCGTGGTATGCAGGTTATGCAGGGCCAGGTCGATCGCGAAAGGCGTGCGCGGATTGCGGTCCAGCAGGCGCGCCACGTGGTAGCCGATCGGCTTGCGGCCCTTGGGATGCACATACACCTCGAAACCGCGGTAGAACGGGTCGTCGAGCAGCGCGTCGATCTGCGCCAGGGCACTGCGTTGCGCCGGCGACAGCGTCGCGCGCAGCATCGGGTCGCGCGCGAACAGCAGCTCCTCGAAGCGCTCGCGGCCGGGCCCGCGCAGCGCCTGCGCCAGCTCCCAGATGCGCCGGTTGCTGCGGTCGTAGTAGGCGAAACCGCCGTGCTGCCGCAACGCGGCCGCCGCCTCGGCGCTGACCGCGGCGACCACGAAGTTCTCCGCCTGATTGTTGATGTCGTCCAGGTAGCGGCGTTCGAACACGTGGGCAATGAAGCCGGGTGCACCGAGGAAGGCGGCGGCGCCCAGCTGCGAGGTCTTGGCCGCCTTGCCATCGGCAAAGAACTCGCCGGCATGCGCGCCGAGCAGGATGCTGTCGGTCTGATGCAGGGTGAGGAAGGTGCCGATCGACAGCTCCCCGGGGCTGAACTCGCGGTCGAAGCCGGCGTCGCCGTACAGCTCGCGTTGCGTGGCCAGCTGTGCGATCTGCCGGCCGACACCGCACTCCGAGCGCACGCGGCCAGTGTAGAACGCCTGGAGCGCACGCGCGTTGCCGTGCACCGGGCGGTAGCCGCGGCCGAAGCTGCGGAAGCGCTGCCAACCCTGCCGGCGCGCGCCGCCCGGGCCGAACCCGATCCAGCCCAGTTGCAGCGCGGAGAAGCGGTAGCCGGGGTTGTCCTGCAGGCGCGCCACCGCGCGCTGGGTGGCTGCGCCCAGCAGCAGGAAGTAGCCACAACGCGTGGCCGGCGCGTCGAGCAGCGCGCGCAGCGTCTGGCGGCGTTGCGCCTCGTTCCACCGCACCGGCAGCGCCACCTGCAGATCGCCATGCGCGTGCGCGGCGGCCAGCGAGGTGCGCACGCACGGCGTGCCCGGCAGCAGCCGCGGCTGTGCATCGGACGTGCTGCCGATGCGCCAGCCGAGCTGGCGCAGCAGCGCGGCAAGGCAGTCGGCACCGGCCTGGTCCGCCGCTTCCGGCGGCGCCGCGAGCGCGCCGCCGCTGGCCAGCGCCAGCATCAGCAGCCACCGCAAGCCCGCATGGCGGCGGCGCGGCGATGGCCGGATGGCGGTCGGGGCGGTCATGGCGCGAGCATGGAGGATGCGAACGGTCTGGTGGCCGCGCTCCAACGCGCGGAGGCGGAGCGTGCCGCAGCTGTCGTGCACGCGCCGCGAAGCTGCGCGCCGCCGTGCGGCACGCGTGGCGCGCGCGGCGACCGCGCGTATGCGTTCACCCCGCTGCAATACCGGGCAGCCCTACACTGCCGCTCCCATTCGCGGAAACGTCGTCATGCATGTCCTGGTCACCGGCGGCACCGGATTCATCGGCCGCGCGCTGTGCCCCGCCCTGCTCCAGGCCGGGCACCAAGTCAGCGTCCTCACCCGCGATACGGCGCGCGCGGCGCGCGCGCTGCCGGGCGTGCAGGCGCTCGAAACGTTGCAAGGCGCAGCAACGGCGAACGCGGTGATCAATCTCGCCGGCGAATCGCTGAGCCAAGGCCGCTGGAACGAGACCCGCAAGCGCCGCTTCCGCACCTCGCGCATCGGCACCACGCGCGCGCTGATCGACTGGATCGCGCAACTGGACGCGGCGCAGCGCCCGGCGTGCCTGCTCTCCGGTTCGGCGATCGGCTACTACGGCGACCGCGGCAACGACCTGCTCGACGAGCACAGCCATGCCGGCGCGGATTTTCCCGCGCAACTGTGCCGCGACTGGGAGGCCGAGGCGCTGCGCGCGCAGGCGCTGGGCGTGCGGACCAGCCTGATCCGCACCGGGGTGGTGCTCGGCGGCGGCGGCGGCGCGCTGGCGCGGATGCTGCCGCCGTTCCGATTCGGCCTGGGCGGGCGCATGGGCGACGGCCAGCAATGGATGAGTTGGATCCACCGCGACGACCATGTCGGGCTGTTGCTGTGGCTGTTGCAGCATGGCGGCGACGGCGCCTACAACGCCACCGCGCCGGTGCCGGCGACCAATGCGGATTTCGCCCGGCAGTTGGGCCACGCGCTGCACCGGCCGGCGTTGCTGCCGCTCCCGGCCGCCGCCCTGCGCCTGGCCTTCGGCGAGATGGCCGACCTGCTGCTGGGCAGCCAGCGCGCGCTGCCGATGCGGGCGCAGCAAGAGGGCTACGTGTTCCGCCACCCGGAACTGGAAAGCGCGCTGCGCGCGCTGGTCGGCCGTTAGCGGGTTTCGATCCTGGCCGACGCCGCACGGGCGCCGCAACGCAAATGCCCCGGTGGACATGACCCGCCGGGGCGTTTGCGTTGCTCGCTGGCGCTGCGCCGCGATGGCCCATCGCGGCCCGGCCTCAGTAGCGCTTGCAGACGGTCTCGACCACGCGGTTGCCGTTGGACTGCTGGCGCTGGCCCTGGATGTAGCGTCCGGTGGCGCCGCCGGCGACCGCACCGCCGATCGTGGCCAGCTTCTTGCCGTCGCCCTTGCCGACCTGGTTGCCAAGCAGTCCGCCGATCGCCGCGCCGGCCACGGTGCCGCCGATGCGGTTCGGGTCGGTGTTGTTCTTCTGCACCGCGACCTTCTTGCAGTGCACGCGGGTGCCGTCGTTGAAGCGGCGTCCGGCGTCTTCGGGCCCATAGTGCCGCTGCGCCTGCGCCAATGGTGCGGCAGCAGTGGCGACGGCGAGCACGGTGAGACACAACGCGGATTTGAGATTATTCATGAGGTCTGCTCCTGGGTGGCTGGCCGCTGCATGCCGATACGCATCGCGCGCTCGGCAGGCGCCACCTTTGCATCGCGTTCGCGAATGAATCGTGAAGCGGAAACGCCTCTATTCAGCTTCCGATGCCGTGCGTAAACGCTCAGCGCGGCGCACTGCCGCCGTTGGCGGCGGGCGCGACCGCGCCGTCCTCGGTCGCGGCCGGCCCTGGCGTCGGCGCAGGCGCAGGCGTCGGTGCGGGCCTGGGCATGGCCGCCGGCGACGACGGTTCGGCCGCGGCCGGCTTGGCCTTCGGCAGGTACTGCGCCATGCGCTCGAAGAAGCGCTTGTAGAAATCGCTGTCCTGCACCGTGCTGCTGGCCACCCGCACCAGCGAGTCGTCGCTGCTGCCCACCGGCAGCGACACCGAGCCGAGCACGCCGACGCCGACGCTGGCCGAGGTGGCGCTCTTCTTCAGTGCGTAGCGGTCCTGCAGCGCACTGACAAACACCCATGATGCGTCCTGGCCGTGCGCCACGCACGACACGCGCAGCTCCAGCTGCTCGTGCGACTCCTGGTTCGGCTGGAAGTTCTTGGTGCCCTCGACCGCATCGGCGGTGGCCTTGGACACGACGTAGCCCTGGCTCAGCAGCGCGCGCCGTGCCGATTCGCAGGCCTGCGCCGGCTGCAGCGGGTAGCTGCGCGAATAGGTGTTGTCGGAATTGAAGGTCTCCTTCACCAGGCCGTCCTGCTTGCGGTTGAAGCAGCCGCTCAGGCCGATCGCGACCAGCACGAGCGCAGGAAAGGCGAGGACGTTGGAAGAAGCGGACATGGCCGTGGACCGAAGGGATGACGAACCAGACAAGCATAGCCGCAAGCGTGTCGAGGTGGTCTTGATGCCGCCGCCAGCGCTCATCCCGCGGTTAGCCAGTCCAGCGCCCGCCGCGGCGACAGGTCCAGCTGCAGCAGGCCGCCGCCGCGATCGCGGCGTTCGGCATGCAGGTAATCGCAGGCGTCGCGCAGGGCCAGGGCCGGCGGCGGCGCCAACGCGCCGTCGATCACCACGTTCTCCAGCATTGCAACGCAGAAGCCGGCGCCGCGCAGGCAACGGCCGACCGCGTGGAAGACCGCGCGCAGGCCATGAGGCAGGCGGCATAGTCGGCACTGGCGTAGCGCTGACCCGGCGCCGCCGCGCCCGGCCAGGCGCCGCCGAAGTACGGCGCACTGGTCAGGCGCAACTCGTCCGGCACATCCAGCGCGAACTGCGGCAGCGCGCCGACCCGTATTGTCAGCGTCCAACCCGAGCCGCTGCAGCCGCTCGCGCGCCAACGCCGCGCGCGGCGCATCGATCTCCAGGCCCAGCCCGCGCCGCCCTTCCAGCGCGGCGGCGAGCAACATGGGACATCTACCGCGGCGCCTACAGACGCGCCGCGTTCGCGCGCGCACGCACCTGGGCCAGGGTCCAGTCGTGCAGCAAGCGGCCGTTCTCCCACACCGTGACCATCGCGTCCTCGTAGCCGGCGGGCCGCGCCAACCCATCCGGCGACGCGACCGCAGCCGGCACCGGTTCGGTCCGATAGCCGCCGTACTCGCGATGGCGCAGCAGGCTCATGCGGCCGCGCTTGCTGAGCTTGCCGTTGTCGGTGATCGGGGCCTTGTAGACGTCGATCCAGCTACCGTCCACGCGGGCGGCCGAGCACTTCAATGCGAACTTCTGGGTGTCGCGGTCCAGCCGCTGCAGCAGCGCGCCGCCCATGCCGAAGGCGACGTTGTCGGTGGCGTAGCCGGCGCTGGTGACGCGTTCCAGGATGGCGCGGATGCTGGTCGGGTCGACCCCGTCGCCCTGGATCACGCGCACGTGGTCGAGCACCTTGTAGCCCTTGCCGTTGACGCTGTGGCCAAAGGCCTCGTCGAGCAGTTCCAGGCATTGGTGCACCACCGCGACCGGGTCGCCGGAATCGGGGCGGATCACCACCGTGGCGCCGGACGCGATCACTTCCGCGCGCAACGTGGTGCCCCAGTGCGCGCGGATCGCGTGGAAGATGTCGTAGCTGTCCGAGACCACTGCGACGATGCCGCCCGGCTTGCCGAACTGCCTAAGCATGTTGCGGTACGCGTCCACTTCGCGCTCGCGGCCCCAGCTGGTGATGGTGCTGTGCTCGGCAGCGGGAATCGAGTAGCCGGCCATCGGCTCGTGGTAGTGGGCGCGCGCCAGCAGCAGTCCGGACACGGTATCGGTGCCGAGGAAGTTGACCAGGTGCGCGGCGCCGCCGATCGCCGCCGACTCCAGGCTGGACACGCCGCGCGCGCCGAAGTCGTGCAGCTTGAACGGCAACTGCCCTTCCGGATCGTCGCTGGTGCGCTCCAGGAACTGGCGGATGGTCTGCTTGGTGTGCCAGCTGACCGTGGCCACGGTGACCGGATACCAGATGCGCAGCAGCAGCGTTTCCAGGTACGACGGCACCCAGTAGGCCTGCGCGTCGGTGGACTCGATGGTCATCAGCGCGTTGTGGGTCGGCACCACGCTGCCCTCGGGCACGGCGCGGATGCGGATCGGCAGCTGTCCGCCGAGACGGTCGACGATGTCGCGCCAGCCGGCCTCGTTGAACGGCTCGCCGTGCGCGGCGAACAGGTCGCGCGCCTCGTCGACGTCGGCATGGGTGACGGCGCGGCCCAGCGCCTCCTTGAGGATCGACTGCAGGCCGAAGAACACGGTGCGGTCGTAGACGCCGCCGCGCGATTCCATGTAGAAGAACGTGGCATCGGTGCCGGCCGGGTACTGCAGCCAGTGGCTGGCCTTGTAGCTGTCGGTGTCGAGCAGCAGGTTGTTCAGGCATTGCATGACGGGAAGCTCCTTCGCGTCGGGGGAAGGCCGGCGGTCTGTCCGCCGGCCGGGAACGCCGCGGTCAACCGCGGCCCAGGAAGAACTCGAGCAGGTGCAGGTGGTCTTCGAACAGTTTCGGACCCATGCCCAGCACTTCGCCGACCGGCACCCAGCGCGCCTTGTCGGCATCGCCGCCGCCGCGCACCTCGGGCAGGTCGCCGAAGCTGAACTCGAAGTGGAAAGCAGAGGCGATGGTGCGCCCGCGCAGGCTGCGTAGCGGATGATCGAACACGTGGCGGTTCTTCAGCGAGCCCTTCAGCACCGGCAGCGGGATCTGGCGCGGTTCGCGGCGGCGACCGCGTCTTCGCCGCTGCCTGCGCAACGCGGCGACGGCTTGCGTTGCGTGCCTCGCGCCTACGCGCGTTCAAGCTTGAACGTGCGCGTCGCGCACCGTCATGTGCGCGCTGCGCGCGCTAGATAAATTTCGATTCAAATGACTACATTTATTGGAGCGACTTCAGTCACTAAAGGCTATGAATTTAAATTGATTCGCGACTGAAGTCGCTCCACAACACTCCGATTTCTGAACATACTAGAATCGAAAATGCTCTAGCCCCGTGCTTCCCCGGACAGGAGCGCGCGGCCACGGCCCATCGCAGTCGCCTTGCTGGCTTGGTCATCGATTGCGAGGACAGCGATGCCGATGCCGGCGCGCGCTTCCGCCGTCGGGCGCCCGGCTGTCGCGCCGCAGCGGGCTATCCCGAACTCGCGACGCGCCGGCGGCTGGCTGCCTTTCACGTCCGCATGTCACCATTGGCGCGGCCCCTCAGCGCAAGACACGCCGCCATGCCGAAATCCCCGTTGCTCTCGCGTCCACTGGCGTTGCTGCTAGCGCTGAGCGCAGCGCTCGCCTCGGCACCGGCACGCCCGCAAGCCACGCTCAAGGTGATGAGCGTCAACGTGCGCGTGCCGGTCGACCAGGATGGCGACAGGCGCTGGGAGATCCGCCGCAGCGCGCTGGCGGCGCTGATCCGCGCGCAGCATCCGGATGTGGTCGGCACCCAGGAACTGGTCGGGCGGCAGGCCGACTACCTGGCCGCGCAGTTGCCCGGCTATCGCTGGTTCGGCCGCAGCCGCGACGGCCGCGAGGACGGTGAGCGCATGGGCGTGTTCTACGACGGCCGCCGACTGAAACGCATCGACTCGGGCGACTTCTGGCTGTCGGACACGCCGGCGGTGGTCGGCAGCATCAGCTGGGGCCACCCGCTGCCGCGCATGGTGAACTGGGGGCTGTTCGAGCGCATCGCCGATGGCCGCCGCTTCTACCTGTTCGACACCCACCTGCCCTATCGCGACGAGGACGAGGCGGCGCGCGCCAAGGGCGCTGCGCTGATCCTGGCGCGCCTGCAGGTCCTGCCTGCCGGTGTGCCGGTGGTGCTCGTCGGCGACTTCAACACGGCACCGGACTCGCCCACCTACCGCACGCTCGTCCCCGCACTGGCCGACGCGCGCGCGCAGGCAGCGCAGCCGCAGGGGCCGGAAGCGACCTTCCACGATTTCACCGGCCATCCGGATCGGCGCATCGACTGGATCCTGTCGCGCGGACTGCGAACCACCCGCTTCGCCACGCTGGACGCGCGGCCGCAGGGGCATTGGCCGTCGGATCACTTCCCGGTCGTCGCCGAGTTCGCCTGGCCGCACTGAGTCCCGCCCCTTCCTGCGCCAACGCGTCACGCGTCATTGCACGGGCGCGGCCGGTCCGCCATCGGCGTGCGCGCACAACCAGTCCAGCAACTGACGCATCGCCGGCGCCGGCCACCATACGATCGACAGCTGGCGCGGCGCCCACGGCTCGTGCAGCGGCACCGCGGCCAGCCGCTCGCGCACGCTGACCCGCGCCAGCGCGGCCAGCGGCAGGATCGCCACGCCGGCGCCGCGCGCCAGCATCCGGCACAGCGGCTCGATGCCATGCACATGGGCGCGGATGCGCAAACGGCCGCCGGCACGCGCGGCCTGGGTACGCAGGTGGTGCTGCAGCGCGCTGTCGTCGGCCAGGCCGAGGAACTGCGCCTGCCACAGCTGCGCCAGGCGCAGCTACGGCGCCCGCGCCAGCGGATGCGTGGCCGCCGCCACCAGCACCAGCCGGTCCTGCCGAAACGGTTGCGCGCGTAGGTCGGCATGGTCGGCGCGTTCCTCGCGCACCGCATCGGCGGCCGCGATGCTGCCCTGCTCGCGCAAGGCCAGGTCGATGCGCGGATGCGCGACCAGGAACTCGGCCAGCAGTTCGGGCAGCCATTCGTACAGTGCCGCGGTATTGGCCAGCAGCCGCACCGTGGCCTGATCGCGGCCGGCGTGCTCGCCCAGTTCGGCACGCATCGCCTCGGCCTGGCGCAGCAACTGTCGTGCATGCCGCAACAGCGCGGCGCCGGCGGCGGTCAGGCTCACGCCACGGCGGCCGCGCTCGAACAGCGCCACCCCGGCCTGCAGTTCCAGCGCACGGATGCGGGCGCTGGCGGCGGCCAGCGACAACGCGGCGCGCTCGGCGCCGGCAGTGATGCTGCCGGCCTGGGCCACTGCCGCGAACAGCCGCAAGTCGATGAAATCCAGGTGCATGGCCGCTCCAGCCGTCGCCGTCGCCGACGTCTGCCTGAAGCAATCGCGCATTGTCCGCTGCCGGCGCACGGTCGATGCTGCCGGCATGGACATGCTCGCTTCCCATCTGCTGCCGATCGCCGCGGTGTTCTGCCTGGCCGGCTTCGTCAAGGACGTCGCTGGACCGGGCTGCCGACCGTGGCAATGGGCCTGCTGGGGTTGTGGCTGGCGCCGACCGAGGCGGCCGCGCTGCTGGCCCTGCCCTCGCTGCTGACCAACCTGCAGCAGGCCTGGGGCGCCGACGCGACGGCGCTGTTGCGGCGGCTGTGGCCGCTGCTGGCGACGATCGTGGTCGGCACCTGGCTCAGCGCCGACCTCCTGGCCGGCGCCGATCCGGCGCTGGCCCGCGCCGGGCTCGGCGCTTTGCTGGCGCTGTACGCGCTGCTCGGCCTGAGCCGCTGGCAGGGCCGGCTGCCGCCACGGCACGAGCCCTGGGCAGGCCCGGCGGCCGGGCTGGCGACCGGCCTGCTGACCGGCGCCCCCGGCGTGTTCGTACTGCCGGCGCTGCCCTATCTGGTCGCGCTGGAGCTGCCGCGCAAGACGCTGATGCGCGCGTTGGGCCACTGCTTCTTCACCGCCACGCTGGCGCTGGCCGCGGCGCTGGCGTGGCATGGAGCCTTCGCGAACGGCGCGCTCGCGCCCTCGCTGCTGGCGCTGCTGCCGACCGCCGTGGGCATGTGGGCGGGCGCCTGCGCAGGCGCATCTGCACCGAGGCGTTCCGCCGCGTGTTCTTCCTGACCCTGTTGGCGCTGGGCCTGCAGCAGTTGTGGCAGGTGCTGGGCTAGGACAGTTCCGATCGGCGCGGTGCGCACGACGACAGGGCTGTCAACGCGGCAGGGCCGCCTGTCGGGGCTGAAGCCGCTCCAGCGCGGTCGGCCATCGCCGCGCTGGCCACCATTCCAGAGCGCCCCGGCGCACGGCGGCGCGCAACGCGGGCGATGGCGCGCCTGCGCGAACACCCAACGAAAAGCACGCCACCGCTAGGCGATGGCGCGCCGGCTCAGTCCGCCCAACGTCCCGGGCCGCTGGACTGCGGCAGCACCTGCGCCGACAGCGGACGGTCCTTTTCCAGCAGGTTCAGCGCATCGGCCAGGATCGCCGCCGACTCGCGCAGCAGCGGATCCGGACGCTTGTCGACCAGCTTCTCGCGCGCGGCGTCCTTGACGATGTCGCGCTCGTTGCCGG encodes:
- a CDS encoding oxidoreductase — encoded protein: MDHPFNLALLGYGYAGRVLHAPLIAHTPGLRLHTIVSSRHAAAAAHPQARIVADPQQAFADPQIDAVVVATPNQTHAPLALAALAHGKHVLVDKPFTLDLDQARQVTAQAQRAERIVSVFQNRRWDGDYLTVQRLLDEDRLGAVAEFHSHFDRHRPQVGDRWREHALPGSGLWFDLGPHLLDQTLQLFGPPVAIQVDLALQRHGAQAPDYFHAVLRYPRLRAVLHAGSLVAANGLRFAVHGDRGSYLKHGLDTQEAQLRAGLTPAAPQWGQDPAAGQLTLAAGNGNTATHALPTQRGDYRHCYAGFREAMAGRAAAPVDAAQALAVIRLLELGQRSAAEGRTLALD
- the gnd gene encoding phosphogluconate dehydrogenase (NAD(+)-dependent, decarboxylating): MELGLVGLGRMGANMAERLVRGGHRVVGFDLGEAARSAAQQRGVETVASMAALIAALPAPRAVWLMVPAGKIVDATLATLLPLLAAGDVVVDGGNSYYKDSMRRAADLAAHGIAYVDCGTSGGVWGLSEGYSLMIGGDAAAVCRLDPLFATLAPAADAGWARVGPSGAGHFTKMVHNGIEYGMMQAYAEGFALMARKQEFELDLHQVAEVWRQGSVVRSWLLELCSNALGDNPALAGIAPYVEDSGEGRWTVAEAIDLNVAAPVITLSLLERLRSRDDDSFTDKLLSAMRNQFGGHPIKHETHGLPPSGAAAG
- a CDS encoding TIGR01777 family oxidoreductase produces the protein MHVLVTGGTGFIGRALCPALLQAGHQVSVLTRDTARAARALPGVQALETLQGAATANAVINLAGESLSQGRWNETRKRRFRTSRIGTTRALIDWIAQLDAAQRPACLLSGSAIGYYGDRGNDLLDEHSHAGADFPAQLCRDWEAEALRAQALGVRTSLIRTGVVLGGGGGALARMLPPFRFGLGGRMGDGQQWMSWIHRDDHVGLLLWLLQHGGDGAYNATAPVPATNADFARQLGHALHRPALLPLPAAALRLAFGEMADLLLGSQRALPMRAQQEGYVFRHPELESALRALVGR
- a CDS encoding glycine zipper 2TM domain-containing protein — its product is MNNLKSALCLTVLAVATAAAPLAQAQRHYGPEDAGRRFNDGTRVHCKKVAVQKNNTDPNRIGGTVAGAAIGGLLGNQVGKGDGKKLATIGGAVAGGATGRYIQGQRQQSNGNRVVETVCKRY
- a CDS encoding DUF2242 domain-containing protein; translation: MSASSNVLAFPALVLVAIGLSGCFNRKQDGLVKETFNSDNTYSRSYPLQPAQACESARRALLSQGYVVSKATADAVEGTKNFQPNQESHEQLELRVSCVAHGQDASWVFVSALQDRYALKKSATSASVGVGVLGSVSLPVGSSDDSLVRVASSTVQDSDFYKRFFERMAQYLPKAKPAAAEPSSPAAMPRPAPTPAPAPTPGPAATEDGAVAPAANGGSAPR
- a CDS encoding nicotinate phosphoribosyltransferase: MQCLNNLLLDTDSYKASHWLQYPAGTDATFFYMESRGGVYDRTVFFGLQSILKEALGRAVTHADVDEARDLFAAHGEPFNEAGWRDIVDRLGGQLPIRIRAVPEGSVVPTHNALMTIESTDAQAYWVPSYLETLLLRIWYPVTVATVSWHTKQTIRQFLERTSDDPEGQLPFKLHDFGARGVSSLESAAIGGAAHLVNFLGTDTVSGLLLARAHYHEPMAGYSIPAAEHSTITSWGREREVDAYRNMLRQFGKPGGIVAVVSDSYDIFHAIRAHWGTTLRAEVIASGATVVIRPDSGDPVAVVHQCLELLDEAFGHSVNGKGYKVLDHVRVIQGDGVDPTSIRAILERVTSAGYATDNVAFGMGGALLQRLDRDTQKFALKCSAARVDGSWIDVYKAPITDNGKLSKRGRMSLLRHREYGGYRTEPVPAAVASPDGLARPAGYEDAMVTVWENGRLLHDWTLAQVRARANAARL
- a CDS encoding endonuclease/exonuclease/phosphatase family protein; amino-acid sequence: MPKSPLLSRPLALLLALSAALASAPARPQATLKVMSVNVRVPVDQDGDRRWEIRRSALAALIRAQHPDVVGTQELVGRQADYLAAQLPGYRWFGRSRDGREDGERMGVFYDGRRLKRIDSGDFWLSDTPAVVGSISWGHPLPRMVNWGLFERIADGRRFYLFDTHLPYRDEDEAARAKGAALILARLQVLPAGVPVVLVGDFNTAPDSPTYRTLVPALADARAQAAQPQGPEATFHDFTGHPDRRIDWILSRGLRTTRFATLDARPQGHWPSDHFPVVAEFAWPH